The sequence GAGCACCGGATGACCAGGATGTTGGAGAGTGTCGGTCGTTTCGGTGCGGACCGCAGCATCGACGTGGTGCCGACGTCGAGGTATGACTTCCGTTTTCGCTGATCGCGCGAGCTCTGATCCAGGAGGCCAGATTGGCTCCGGCGAAGGGACGATTTGGGTCTGGCCAGCGAATTCTCTACACTAGAGCGGTTGCCTGCGCTCTGCGGTCTTCCCCGGGGCGCGCACGCCACAACCGAATAGTCTCCGGTGCCGGTGAAAAACCAAGGGCATCGGCGGCGAGAACCTTTACTACAACTATCCACTTCGTGGAAGGCCCACCGCAGGTCAGGGATCATTTTCCCGGATCGGCGCTGTATGGGAACCGCCACGAGAAAGGTTGACGGTCAACCATGACCATGACTGACCCGATCGCAGACTTCTTGACACGTCTGCGTAACGCCAACTCGGCGTTCCATGACGAGGTGACCCTCCCGTCGTCGAAGATCAAGGTGAACATCGCCGAGATCCTGAAGCGCGAGGGCTACATCACCGACTACCGCACCGAGGATGCGGAGGTCGGGAAGAGCCTCGTCGTCTCCCTGAAGTACGGCCCCAGCCGTGAGCGCAGCATCGCTGGTCTGCGTCGCGTCTCGAAGCCGGGTCTTCGGGTTTATGCAAAGTCCACCAACCTGCCCAAGGTTCTGGGCGGCCTCGGCGTGGCCATCATCTCCACGTCTTCCGGCCTGCTCACCGACCGCCAGGCAGCCAACCAGGGCGTGGGCGGCGAAGTCCTCGCCTACGTCTGGTAGGGGAGTCCTCACATGTCGCGTATCGGTAAGAACCCCATCGAGATCCCCGCTGGTGTCGACGTCACGATCGACGGCCAGAACGTGAAGGTCAAGGGCCCCAAGGGCGAATTGAGCCTGACCGTGTCGGAGCCGATCACCATCGCCAAGGAGGACAACGCAATCGTTGTCAGCCGACCGAATGACGAGCGCCGCAGCCGTGCACTGCACGGTTTGAGCCGGTCGCTGGTGAACAACCTCGTCATCGGCGTCACGCAGGGCTACACCACGAAGATGGAGATCTTCGGTGTCGGCTACCGCGTGCAGGCCAAGGGCAGTGACCTCGAGTTCGCCCTCGGCTACAGCCACCCCGTGCCGATCGAGGCTCCTGAAGGCATCAGCTTTGCCGTGGAGTCCCCGACCAAGTTCTCGGTCTCGGGTATCGACAAGCAGCAAGTCGGCCAGATCTCGGCGAACATCCGCCGCCTTCGTCGTCCGGACCCGTACAAGGGCAAGGGCATTCGCTACGAGGGTGAGCAGATCCGTCGCAAGGTCGGAAAGACGGGTAAGTAAGCCATGAGTGACAACGCAACCAAGACCGCTCGCAAGCCGCTGGGCAAGGACGTCTCGACTCGTCGTCGTACCGCGACCACGAACCGGCATTTCCGCCTGCGCAAGAAGGTCAGCGGCACCCCGGAGCGTCCGCGTCTCGCGGTGAAGCGCAGCTCGCGCCACATCCACGTGCAGCTCATCGACGACCTGGCAGGCAAGACCCTGGCAGCGGCCTCGACGATCGAGGCCGACGTGCGCGCCGCCGGTGGGGACAAGTCCGCACAGGCACGCAAGGTCGGCGAGCTGATCGCCGCCCGTGCGAAGGCCGCGGGTGTCGAGACCGTCGTGTTCGACCGCGGTGGCAAGGACTACCACGGCCGGATCGCGGCGCTCGCCGACGCCGCCCGCGAGGGAGGCCTTGCCTTCTGATGAGCACCAGCCTGATGACAATCTTCACCAGCTTCACCAACATGACCGGAGGGAACCTCTGATGCCCGGACGTCAGCGTGACGGCGGAAACGGACCCGCCGGAAACGACAACAACAACCCCGCTGCGGCGGGGAACGACCAGCGCGGCGGCGACCGTCGCGGTGGCCGTGGTCGCCGCGACGACCGCGGCGGACGCGATCGTGAGGATCGCAACCAGCTCGAACGCGTGGTCGCGATCAACCGCGTCTCCAAGGTGGTCAAGGGTGGACGTCGGTTCTCCTTCACCGCCCTCGTGGTGGTCGGCGACGGCCAGGGCATGGTCGGCGTCGGCTACGGCAAGGCCAAGGAAGTTCCTGCGGCCATCCAGAAGGGCGTCGAAGAGGCTCGCAAGAACTTCTTCCGCGTGCCCCTGATCGGCGGCACCGTGACCCACCCCGTGCAGGGTGAGGCCGCGGCCGGCGTCGTGATGCTCCGCCCGGCCAGCCCGGGTACCGGTGTGATCGCCGGTGGCGCGGTGCGTGCCGTGCTCGAGTGCGCGGGTGTGCACGACGTTCTCGCCAAGAGCCTCGGCAGCGACAACGCGATCAACGTGGTGCATGCCACCGTTGCCGCGCTGAAGATGCTGCAGCGTCCCGAAGAGGTCGCCGCACGTCGTGGTCTGTCGATCGAAGATGTTGCACCTGCAGGCATGCTGCGTGCACGTGCGCTGAGTCAGGGAGCTAAGTGATGGCACAGCTGAAGATCACCCAGATCAAGGGCACCATCGGTACCAAGAGCAACCAGCGTGACAGCCTGCGGACCCTCGGCCTGAAGGGCATCCGCAAGTCGGTCACCCGCGAGGACACCCCGATCAACCGCGGCCTCATCAACGTGGTTCGGCACCTCGTGACAGTCGAAGAGGTTAAGTAATGACCATCAAGCTCCATCATCTTCGCCCCGCTCCGGGCGCGAAGACCGACAAGACCCGCGTGGGTCGCGGTGAGGGCTCCAAGGGTAAGACCGCCGGTCGCGGCACCAAGGGCACCAAGGCACGCAAGAATGTGCCCGCCGCGTTCGAGGGTGGCCAGATGCCGATCCACATGCGGTTGCCGAAGCTGAAGGGCTTCACCAACCGCAACCGGGTCGAGTACCAGGTCGTCAACGTGGGTGACATCGCCAAGCTGTTCCCGCAGGGCGGCACCATCGGGGTCGACGAACTCGTCTCGGCCGGTGCGGTTCGCAAGAACCAGTTGGTCAAGGTGCTCGGCGACGGCGACCTCGGTGTCGCGGTCAACGTCACCGCCAACAAGTTCACGGCCTCGGCCAAGGAGAAGATCGCCGCTGCCGGAGGCAGCGTCACCGAACTCTGAGCCACATACCGTCGGCGGCGGACAGCACGGAAACGGCGCTGTCCGCCCGCCGACGGTATTCGGCGTCATGAGGTCATCGGACAAGGCGGGCATCATCCCGTCGCGCTGACGAGGGCCGATGGCGTGACTGTTAGAGTTCAAGCGTTGTCTTGACGCTTCGATCAACGTCGATTGCCGAGCACGCGGGGGACGTCCGAGTCCATCCGCGTGGTCGTTCCTAGGAGGAGTTAGTGTTTTCCCCCCTCGTCGCGGCCTTCCGGACGCCCGATCTGAGGAAGAAGATCCTCTTCGTCGTCGGCATCATCGTGCTGTATCGACTGGGTGCGACCATTCCTTCCCCTGGCGTCGACTACAAGGCCGTCCACGCGTGCCTCGACGAGGTCTCCCACGGAAGCTCGGCCGACATCTATTCGTTGATCAGCATGTTCTCCGGCGGTGCGTTGCTCCAGCTGTCGGTGTTCGCGATCGGCATCATGCCGTACATCACGGCCAGCATCATCGTGCAGCTGTTGACGGTGGTCATCCCGCGCTTCGAGCAGTTGCGCAAGGAAGGCCAGTCCGGCCAGGCGAAGATGACGCAGTACACGCGCTACCTCACGGTCGCGCTCGCCCTGCTGCAGTCGACCGGCATCGTCGCGCTCGCCGATCGCGGACAGCTTCTGCAGGACTGCTCGCAGGCCGACCAGATCCTCAACGACCAATCCATCTTCGGCCTCGCGATCATCGTGCTCGTCATGACCGCCGGTGCGTGCGTGGTGATGTGGTTCGGTGAGCTGATCACCGAGCGCGGTATCGGCAACGGCATGTCGCTGCTGATCTTCGCCGGCATCGCCGCGCGAATCCCGTCCGAGGGCAAGATGATCCTCGACACCCGCGGCGGGCTCGTCTTCGGCCTGGTGTGCGTCGCGGCGCTGCTCATCGTCGCGGGCGTGGTGTTCATCGAGCAGGGTCAGCGCCGTATCCCGGTGCAGTACGCCAAACGGATGGTCGGCCGCAAGATGTACGGCGGCTCGTCGACGTATCTGCCGTTGAAGGTCAACCAGGCAGGCGTCATCCCGGTGATCTTCGCGTCCTCGCTGCTGTACCTGCCGCAGCTCATCCTGCAGCTGACGCAGAACTCGGAAGGCGAGCAGTCGACCTGGCAGCGCTACATCAACCAGTACCTGACCGACCCCAGTAGCTGGGTCTACATCCTGGTCTACTTCCTGATGATCATCTTCTTCACGTACTTCTACGTGGCGGTCACCTTCAACCCGGAGGAACGCGCCGACGACATGAAGAAGTACGGCGGCTTCATCCCCGGCATCCGCCCGGGATCGCCGACCGCGGATTACCTCGGTTATGTGCTGAGCCGCATCACACTGCCGGGCTCGATCTACCTCGGTATCATCGCGGTACTGCCGAACCTGTTCTTGGAGATCGGGAACAGCGGTGGGGCTCAGAACCTGCCGTTTGGGGGCACGGCCGTCTTGATCATGGTCGGTGTGGGTCTGGACACGATGAAGCAAGTCAACAGTCAACTGATGCAACGCAAGTACGAAGGGTTCCTCAAGTGAGACTCGTGATTCTCGGCCCCCCGGCGCTGGCAAGGGCACCCAGGCGGAACTGCTGTCCGAGGCCCTGGGCATCCCGCACATCTCCACCGGAGACCTCTTCCGTGCCAACATCTCCCAGGGCACCGCGGTCGGTATCGAGGCGAAGCGGTATCTCGATGCCGGAGACCTGGTTCCCTCTGAGATCACGGTCGACATGGTGCGTGCACGCGTCGGCGAGCCCGACGCCGCGAAGGGCTTCATCCTCGACGGGTTCCCGCGGTCGACCGAGCAGGCCGACGCACTCAAGGACATCCTGGCCAATCTCGACACCTCGCTCGACGCGGTGCTCTCGTTCCAGGTAGACGCCGACGTGGTCGTCGAGCGGATGCTCTCGCGTGGCCGCGCCGACGACACCGAAGACG is a genomic window of Gordonia sp. SID5947 containing:
- the rpsH gene encoding 30S ribosomal protein S8, which translates into the protein MTMTDPIADFLTRLRNANSAFHDEVTLPSSKIKVNIAEILKREGYITDYRTEDAEVGKSLVVSLKYGPSRERSIAGLRRVSKPGLRVYAKSTNLPKVLGGLGVAIISTSSGLLTDRQAANQGVGGEVLAYVW
- the rplF gene encoding 50S ribosomal protein L6; amino-acid sequence: MSRIGKNPIEIPAGVDVTIDGQNVKVKGPKGELSLTVSEPITIAKEDNAIVVSRPNDERRSRALHGLSRSLVNNLVIGVTQGYTTKMEIFGVGYRVQAKGSDLEFALGYSHPVPIEAPEGISFAVESPTKFSVSGIDKQQVGQISANIRRLRRPDPYKGKGIRYEGEQIRRKVGKTGK
- the rplR gene encoding 50S ribosomal protein L18; this encodes MSDNATKTARKPLGKDVSTRRRTATTNRHFRLRKKVSGTPERPRLAVKRSSRHIHVQLIDDLAGKTLAAASTIEADVRAAGGDKSAQARKVGELIAARAKAAGVETVVFDRGGKDYHGRIAALADAAREGGLAF
- the rpsE gene encoding 30S ribosomal protein S5 → MPGRQRDGGNGPAGNDNNNPAAAGNDQRGGDRRGGRGRRDDRGGRDREDRNQLERVVAINRVSKVVKGGRRFSFTALVVVGDGQGMVGVGYGKAKEVPAAIQKGVEEARKNFFRVPLIGGTVTHPVQGEAAAGVVMLRPASPGTGVIAGGAVRAVLECAGVHDVLAKSLGSDNAINVVHATVAALKMLQRPEEVAARRGLSIEDVAPAGMLRARALSQGAK
- the rpmD gene encoding 50S ribosomal protein L30; translated protein: MAQLKITQIKGTIGTKSNQRDSLRTLGLKGIRKSVTREDTPINRGLINVVRHLVTVEEVK
- the rplO gene encoding 50S ribosomal protein L15, which codes for MTIKLHHLRPAPGAKTDKTRVGRGEGSKGKTAGRGTKGTKARKNVPAAFEGGQMPIHMRLPKLKGFTNRNRVEYQVVNVGDIAKLFPQGGTIGVDELVSAGAVRKNQLVKVLGDGDLGVAVNVTANKFTASAKEKIAAAGGSVTEL
- the secY gene encoding preprotein translocase subunit SecY, whose translation is MFSPLVAAFRTPDLRKKILFVVGIIVLYRLGATIPSPGVDYKAVHACLDEVSHGSSADIYSLISMFSGGALLQLSVFAIGIMPYITASIIVQLLTVVIPRFEQLRKEGQSGQAKMTQYTRYLTVALALLQSTGIVALADRGQLLQDCSQADQILNDQSIFGLAIIVLVMTAGACVVMWFGELITERGIGNGMSLLIFAGIAARIPSEGKMILDTRGGLVFGLVCVAALLIVAGVVFIEQGQRRIPVQYAKRMVGRKMYGGSSTYLPLKVNQAGVIPVIFASSLLYLPQLILQLTQNSEGEQSTWQRYINQYLTDPSSWVYILVYFLMIIFFTYFYVAVTFNPEERADDMKKYGGFIPGIRPGSPTADYLGYVLSRITLPGSIYLGIIAVLPNLFLEIGNSGGAQNLPFGGTAVLIMVGVGLDTMKQVNSQLMQRKYEGFLK